Below is a window of Pseudomonas monteilii DNA.
GGCGGCGCGTCGTCACGCGAAGGGCCCCTGTCCGCCACAGGATCGGCCAGGGGTGGGCTGGCCTGCGGACCGGCATTGGTACGCGGCGGCGGGGCTGAATCGGGCGCGGCCTCCCAGGGTGGATGGAACCCCTGGGCATCGGCCGGCGCCGGCTCGGACGCCTCGACGGGCGGGCGCGGCTTGACCGTCGGCCCTGCGACCGCCGTCAGGGGCGCATCGGGGTCGTCTCGTTCATGGGGCGCAAGCGCTGGCACCGGTTCAGGCAGAGAGGACGGCACCGCCACCGGGGCGGACGGGGCAGCAGCCACTGGCTCCGGGGAATCAGCCGTGGCCTGGCTGATCCCCGAGGTCTTTAGCCGGGGCGCTGGCGCGTCGTCGGTGTCGGCGGGCCGGAACGCAAGCATGCGCAACAGCACCATCTCGAAACCGCCCCGCGGGTCCGGCGCCAGCGGCAGGTCGCGTCGGCCGATCAGGCCCATCTGGTAGTAGAACTGCACGTCCTCGGCCGGCAACGCCGAAGCCAGCGCCAGCACCTTGTCCCGGTCGCCCTGGCCATTGTCCACCGCGTCGGGCAGGGCCTGGGCGACGGCGACCCGGTGCAGCACGTTGAGCATTTCGGCCAGCACGCCGCCCCAGTCCGGCCCCTGCTCGGCCAGCGCGCGCACCGCCTCGAGCAAGGCCCGGGCGTCACCGTCGAGCAAGGCCTGCAACACGCCGTAGACCTGACCGTGGTCCAGTGTACCGAGCATGGCCCGCACGTCGGCGGCCAACACCCGGCCTTCGCCGAAGGCGATGGCCTGGTCGGTCAGGCTCATGGCATCGCGCATGGACCCATCGGCAGCACGGCCGAGCAGCCACAGCGCATCGTCCTCGAACGGCACGTTCTCGGCGCCGAGCACATGGGTCAGGTGTTCGACCACCCGCTCCGGGCTCATGTTCTTCAGGGAGAACTGCAGGCAGCGCGACAGGATGGTCGCCGGCAACTTCTGCGGGTCGGTGGTGGCGAGGATGAACTTGACGTAGGGCGGTGGCTCCTCCAACGTCTTGAGCAGTGCGTTGAACGAGTGCGTCGAGAGCATGTGCACTTCGTCGATCAGGTAGACCTTGAAGCGCCCACGACTCGGGGCATACTGCACGTTGTCCAGCAGTTCGCGGGTATCCTCGACCTTGGTGCGGCTCGCGGCGTCGATCTCGATCAGGTCGACGAAGCGGCCTTCGTCGATCTCCCGGCAGACCGAACAGGTGCCGCAGGGCGTGGAGGTGATACCGGTCTCGCAGTTCAGGCACTTGGCGATGATCCGGGCGATGGTAGTCTTGCCGACCCCGCGGGTCCCGGTGAACAGGTAGGCGTGGTGCAGGCGCTGGTTGTCCAGCGCGTTGATCAGCGCCTTGAGCACGTGCGCCTGGCCGACCATTTCGCGGAACGAGCGCGGACGCCATTTACGTGCAAGAACCTGATAACTCATGGGAAAACGCCACAGCCTGAACGAGCGGAAGAGGCGCTAATGCTAGCGGAGCGGGGGCAAAATTGCACCCTGCCCTGCACGTCTTCCTCCCAGCGGGCAAGGCCCTGACCCTCTTTACCTGCGGAGATCTGGTGTGCGACGACTATTAGCCCTGTTGACGCTGTGTGCGGCGCCCTGCCTGGCCGCGCCACCGACCTTGCGCATCGCGGTCTCCGAGAGCTGGAGCATGCCGCTGATGCAACTGCGCGATGACCGCCCGGTGGACGGCATCCTGTTCGAGGTGTTCCAGGCCCTGGCCCAACGGGCGGGGTTCGAGCCCGAATACCACCTCATGCCGCGGCTGCGCCTGCAGCAGGCCATGGGCGAAGGCGCCATCGATCTACAGTGCTATGTGGCGCCGGCCTGGCTCGACCCGGTTCCGCGCAACTACCGCTGGAGCGTGCCGTTGCTGGTCCAGCGCGACCTGCTGGTGGGCGCGCCAGGGGTGGCGCCGTCGACCACCCTGGCCCAATTGCGCCAGGAGACCGTAGGCGCCGTCCTGGGCTTTCGCTACCCCGCTCTGGACGCTGCCTGGCAGTCGGGCGAGCTGCGCCGTGAAGACAGCCGCAACCAGCTGCTGGCCCTGCAGAAGCTCGAAGCCGGCCGCTTTCGCTTCGCCGTGAGCAACCAGTTGACGCTCGACTGGTACAACCGCCAGTTGCCGCCGGACGAACGGTTGCAGGCACTCGATGTGCTGGAAGAGGACGCGCTGGGGTGCCTGGTGCGCGATGATCCTAGGCTGCCTGTGAATGCGCTGCTGGCCGAACTCAAGCGCATGAAGCGCTCGGGGGACATCGACCGGTTGATCCATCGCTACCTCGCCCGGACAGAGTCTGCCAGCGCGGACTGACACCGGGCATCGCCCACTTATCACACTCGATATGCGAGTGCGAGGCCCTAGCATCTGAAACATAAACGCAGATGTGAAATATTTCTATTTACACTTTTTTCACAATTGACTAGCCTTCCGTCCGCGCCGACGGCTAGGCGCCTTCGCCTTAAAAGGACGTT
It encodes the following:
- a CDS encoding amino acid ABC transporter substrate-binding protein → MRRLLALLTLCAAPCLAAPPTLRIAVSESWSMPLMQLRDDRPVDGILFEVFQALAQRAGFEPEYHLMPRLRLQQAMGEGAIDLQCYVAPAWLDPVPRNYRWSVPLLVQRDLLVGAPGVAPSTTLAQLRQETVGAVLGFRYPALDAAWQSGELRREDSRNQLLALQKLEAGRFRFAVSNQLTLDWYNRQLPPDERLQALDVLEEDALGCLVRDDPRLPVNALLAELKRMKRSGDIDRLIHRYLARTESASAD